TTAGAACAGCTTGGTGTTTTTTCTCAAGCCCATCGACAATTGTCTTTTGAGTCTCAATCTCCTCTTTTGACGGCACACCTGTAACAGCCGTGGCGGGGCATGGGTGTGAAACCGAGCCGCAGACCGGACACTTTTCGCCGTCAACCAACGTCTGTGAAAGGCGGTATGCGGCGTCGGAGTCCAGTGCCGCCTGCATAGCTTCAAGCGCCTTTTTCTCGTTTTCAAGGTTTTGCTTCAGCGCTTTATACTCTGCACGCTTTCTATTAAGTTCTTTTGAAAGCTCATCAACTGAACTTTTCAGCTTTTCAAGGTTCTTTAGCGCATCTATATTGGCCTCAAGTTCCTTTTTCTCAGCAGTCAGGTCGGGCAGGTGTGCAATATACTGTTCCCTGTCTTTCTGGATACTCGCTTTAAGCTTCTCTATCTCCGACTCCAGCCTTTTGACCTTCTCCGATTCCAGAACCGCCTTTTCCCGCGCGCTCTTTTCCTCGCTGCCCTTGTTCTTGAGATCCGCCGCCGCGGCACAAAGCGCCCGCGCCGGCTCAAGGATTCCTTCAAGTCTCGCGATATCCCCCGCCATTTTCTTAAGTTCCTGGTCTTTCTCGTCGCACGAGGCGGCCTGCTCTTCGGCCTTTTTGGCCTCCAGCTTTGCGGCTTCAAGTGCCTTTTCGGCTTCCGCAAGCTGGGACTTTGCCGCAGACAGTGCCGTCTTTGACTCGGTGAACGCATTATAGTACGGGAGCAGTTCCCGCGCCTTTTCGGACAGGGAAAGCCTCTCCCTTTTTTGCTCTATGCTATCCTTCTTTTTTGAAAGCTCTTCAAGATTCCGCCGCGCCGCCTCAAGCTCGCTGAATTTATTCTCAATCTGTTCCGCGCGGCGCAATTCCGTGAGCTTTTTGTTATATTGTTTCAAAAGGGACTCGATATCCTTATTTAAACCCTCAAGCTGTTCGCCTGCTGCGCGTATAGCCTCCTCGAGCTGCTCTACATTTTCACACTCTACACTTCTGCAAAGGGTGATGGTCTCGTCCGCGCACTTTTGCAGCTCATCTCCCAACGATTTCGCTTTTTGCGCCAGCGCTTTTGAAAAGGCCTGCCAGCGCGCCGTTCCGAAAAGCGTCTCGAGGATTTTTTGCTTTTCCGTAGAAGGTGACGTCAAAAGCCTCCTAAACTCTCCCTGGGGCAGCACCACTACCTGCGAGAACTGCTCGTTTGAAAAGCCAAGCAGTTCTTTGGCCTTGTCCTTCATTTGCGCGCCGGAGCAAAGAAGCTTCCACTCGCCCCCGTCCATCACAGAGCAGTTTTCCTCGTAATCGGTCACTTTGTCTATTTCGCCGGTGCGCCTTTTTACTTTTCTAATCCGCATAGAGCGTTCAAATTTATAGACCGTGCCCGCCTTCTCCATTTCGAACACGACCTTTGTTTCAAGGTCGTCCGGTGCGCCGACCGTCCGCATGTCCCTGACGTCGCGGATTGAGCCGGCGGCACGCCCGTACAGCGCATATGACATTGCGTCAAGAATAGTGGACTTTCCGCAGCCGGTTGCACCCGTAATCAGGAACAGCCCGCTCTTGTAGAGCTTCGTGAAATCTATTTCGGTCTTTTCGAGATACGGCCCGAACGCCTGCATTATAATCTTTCTTGGTTTCATACCTCGTCACCCGCCTTTTCCATCAGCTCATCAAACACACGAAGCTCGTCCTCTTTCGGCTCAATCCCGCAGACCTGGCGCAGAAATTCCTCAAAAAGCAGCTTATCCCCCGAACCGGTGCGCAGATTCTGTTTTAAGCTCTCGCGGTCGCCGTCGCCAGCCGTCAGGTCAAGCCAGCCCGGGTGCAATCCAAGCACATTGGGATAGTGCTCCCGCAGCAGCGCCATCGGTTCAAAGACCGGCCGCGTGTCAAGCAGATTCGCATAAATAAAGTCGTCCCTATTGCTGTCCTTTTGCGCCGCGCCGATTATATCTTTGATTGTCCCGGTTATTGTGCGCATGTCATGGAGCGGTTTTATTGGGATAAGGCGGCGTTCAATGGTTCCGTCCTTTATATCAAGCAGAACAAGTGATTTTTTCTGATGTTCCTCGTCAAAGGAGT
This DNA window, taken from [Clostridium] cellulosi, encodes the following:
- a CDS encoding hypothetical protein (Family membership); translated protein: MKPRKIIMQAFGPYLEKTEIDFTKLYKSGLFLITGATGCGKSTILDAMSYALYGRAAGSIRDVRDMRTVGAPDDLETKVVFEMEKAGTVYKFERSMRIRKVKRRTGEIDKVTDYEENCSVMDGGEWKLLCSGAQMKDKAKELLGFSNEQFSQVVVLPQGEFRRLLTSPSTEKQKILETLFGTARWQAFSKALAQKAKSLGDELQKCADETITLCRSVECENVEQLEEAIRAAGEQLEGLNKDIESLLKQYNKKLTELRRAEQIENKFSELEAARRNLEELSKKKDSIEQKRERLSLSEKARELLPYYNAFTESKTALSAAKSQLAEAEKALEAAKLEAKKAEEQAASCDEKDQELKKMAGDIARLEGILEPARALCAAAADLKNKGSEEKSAREKAVLESEKVKRLESEIEKLKASIQKDREQYIAHLPDLTAEKKELEANIDALKNLEKLKSSVDELSKELNRKRAEYKALKQNLENEKKALEAMQAALDSDAAYRLSQTLVDGEKCPVCGSVSHPCPATAVTGVPSKEEIETQKTIVDGLEKKHQAVLKDGAQIHGKFDSANKQYKELLSKCENLSYSLPEAQQRLEAVKRALSEANEAAERVKNLEAQQKRAENELAAAREQCEKLKKAAEDSSAAVTALKERYSLLTASVPEELRDAAEVERKINALKEQCESISQTVKALRDRLEKAKSALSGALERQKAAQDVAKTAEAAFEKAQKEYIGCLENLHLPRDTDVKALTLTEEEYQALKAEIESFDREINLQKDKVVSLNKELSGVSRPDIESLRRSEQEARERNAEAQSQKGALEARLKSLENVKKSLRENAEREEKLRQEFSLYDHLSGLANGGNPLKTPIHQFVLGLMLDDIVACANIHLSQLSRGRYTLIRAASPTRGNGTKGLELAVGDAWSGGERGVSTLSGGEMFLASLSLAFGLSDVVQSYSGGIRLDSLFIDEGFGSLDTETLETAMNALEKLRLSGRLIGVISHVGELRERITARIDVIRRPDGTSDAKVITP